The following proteins are encoded in a genomic region of Triticum dicoccoides isolate Atlit2015 ecotype Zavitan chromosome 1B, WEW_v2.0, whole genome shotgun sequence:
- the LOC119341832 gene encoding probable glycosyltransferase STELLO2 yields MLVQDRVLPEHAGSTKSPRSPRAAPGSDRRHPRPFAKSLDFSNWASEHSSKLLLLLFAVASVAAVFLLRGAGPDAAALLCLDRSSSRSASGPTKLPYPDVAWSKIPPLAIASAVPFASFRAERWIVVSVSSPPTAALAALTRVKGWQLLAVGNSHTPSGWDLKGAIFLSLDLQAQLGYRSVDFLPYASHVRKTAGYLFAIQHGAKLIFDADDRAEMPGNDLGKHFDVDLGSGIANHPVLLQYSHADPNRTVVNPYVHFGQRSVWPRGLPLDKVGEVAHEAFYTEIFSGRQFIQQGLSDGLPDVDAVFYFTRKPPTAPFDLRFDPEAPKVALPQGMMAPVNSFNTLFHAQAFWGLMMPVSVSSMAADVIRGYWAQRILWEIGGYVAFYPPTIYRKDHVQAYPFAEEKDLHVNVGRLIKFLNEWRSNKQSLFEKILDLSYAMAEEGFWMEQDVRLTAAWLQDLLAAGYRQPRLMSLEIDRQRATIGEGDMKEFVPKKLPSVHLGVDEIGTVNYEIGNLIKWRKNFGNVVLIMHVSGPVDRVALEWRLLYGRIFKTVIILAEHSNAELAVERCALSHAYKYLPKVFARYGGADGFLFLQDHMILNYWNLLQADKEKLWITDKIAHSWVTIPLESNKEEWFVKQGAMVKQVVGSSPVHFQSKYKESMGEDKIVFCGSELFYVPRQFVEDFGDLVGLVGSLDLHHKIAVPMFFLAMDSPQNFDSEALAGTVFKTNLAANETFSSIYTAQSPAVFPVKVMNEIDFIKVIRLMSKGDPLLMELV; encoded by the exons ATGCTCGTCCAGGACCGCGTGCTCCCGGAGCACGCCGGGAGCACCAAGTCGCCCAGGTCCCCGCGCGCCGCGCCGGGCTCCGACCGGCGCCACCCGCGGCCCTTCGCCAAGAGCCTCGACTTCagcaactgggcatcggagcactcctccaagctcctcctcctcctcttcgccgtcgcctccgtcgccgccgtcttcctcctccgcGGCGCCGGCCCGGACGCCGCTGCGCTCCTCTGCCTCGACCGCTCCAGCTCCCGCTCCGCCTCCGGCCCCACCAAGCTCCCCTACCCGGACGTCGCCTGGTCCAAAATCCCGCCGCTCGCCATCGCCTCGGCCGTCCCCTTCGCCTCCTTCCGCGCCGAGAGGTGGATCGTCGTCTCCGTCTCCTCCCCGCCCACCGCCGCGCTCGCCGCGCTCACCCGCGTCAAGGGCTGGCAGCTCCTCGCCGTCGGCAACTCCCACACCCCCTCCGGCTGGGACCTCAAGGGCGCCATCTTCCTCTCCCTCGACCTGCAGGCGCAGCTCGGCTACCGCTCGGTTGACTTCCTGCCCTACGCCTCCCACGTCCGCAAGACGGCGGGCTACCTCTTCGCCATCCAGCACGGGGCCAAGCTGATCTTCGACGCCGATGACCGCGCCGAGATGCCGGGGAATGATCTGGGGAAGCATTTCGATGTTGATCTCGGATCTGGCATCGCCAACCACCCCGTGCTGCTCCAGTACAGCCACGCGGATCCCAACCGCACGGTGGTGAACCCCTATGTGCACTTCGGCCAGCGCTCGGTGTGGCCGCGGGGGCTGCCACTGGATAAGGTCGGGGAGGTGGCGCACGAGGCGTTCTACACTGAGATCTTCAGTGGCCGCCAGTTCATTCAGCAGGGCTTGTCTGACGGTTTGCCGGATGTGGATGCCGTGTTCTACTTCACTAGAAAGCCGCCAACAGCGCCATTCGACCTGAGGTTTGATCCGGAGGCCCCCAAGGTGGCGCTTCCACAGGGCATGATGGCGCCAGTGAACTCCTTCAATACATTGTTCCACGCACAGGCTTTCTGGGGCCTGATGATGCCTGTTTCAGTGAGTTCAATGGCGGCAGATGTCATCCGTGGGTACTGGGCTCAGCGGATCTTGTGGGAGATTGGTGGGTACGTGGCTTTCTATCCACCAACTATTTACCGGAAGGATCATGTGCAGGCCTACCCATTTGCAGAGGAGAAGGATCTGCATGTGAATGTTGGTAGACTGATCAAATTCTTGAATGAGTGGAGGTCAAACAAGCAGAGCCTGTTCGAGAAGATTCTTGATTTAAGCTACGCCATGGCTGAGGAGGGGTTCTGGATGGAGCAGGATGTGAGATTGACAGCTGCTTGGCTGCAGGATCTTCTGGCAGCAGGGTATCGGCAGCCTCGGCTCATGTCATTGGAGATTGACAGGCAACGGGCAACCATTGGGGAGGGTGACATGAAGGAGTTTGTGCCCAAGAAGCTTCCATCCGTGCACCTTGGGGTTGATGAAATTGGCACAGTGAACTATGAGATTGGAAATCTGATTAAGTGGAGAAAGAACTTTGGTAATGTTGTGCTGATCATGCATGTTAGTGGACCTGTAGATCGTGTGGCCTTGGAGTGGAGGCTGCTATATGGACGGATATTCAAGACCGTTATTATACTTGCCGAGCATAGCAATGCAGAGCTTGCTGTTGAACGCTGCGCTCTGTCACATGCATACAA GTATCTTCCCAAGGTGTTTGCAAGATACGGTGGTGCTGATGGATTTCTCTTCCTCCAAGACCACATGATTCTTAACTACTGGAACCTTCTGCAAGCCGACAAGGAAAAACTCTGGATAACTGATAAG ATTGCACATTCTTGGGTTACTATTCCACTGGAGAGCAATAAAGAGGAATGGTTTGTTAAGCAAGGTGCTATGGTTAAGCAGGTCGTTGGCAGTTCCCCTGTTCATTTCCAGTCCAAGTATAAAGAAAGCATGGGCGAAGATAAGATTGTGTTCTGTGGCAGCGAACTGTTTTATGTGCCCCGACAGTTTGTTGAGGACTTCGGTGATCTTGTGGGTCTCGTTGGCAGTTTGGATCTGCATCATAAGATTGCGGTCCCGATGTTCTTCTTGGCGATGGACTCGCCTCAAAATTTTGATTCCGAAGCTCTGGCCGGAACAGTTTTCAAGACCAACTTGGCAGCCAATGAGACTTTCTCAAGTATTTATACAGCTCAGTCACCTGCTGTTTTCCCAGTTAAAGTGATGAACGAGATTGATTTCATCAAGGTAATCCGGCTTATGTCCAAAGGAGACCCTCTTCTCATGGAGTTGGTATAA